Below is a genomic region from Choristoneura fumiferana chromosome 30, NRCan_CFum_1, whole genome shotgun sequence.
TCtggaaagtcgaagttcgtattataccgtccctctcactcttgtattaaataagtagcatcagcgagacggcaatacaaagttcgagttttgcacttaaAAGAATAAGAATATGTAATTCGCTAATCGCTTCGTAGTAGGGCTTGATCTTCGTAGGCACATTAATGTAGagatggtagaagattctgtaaCAGTGTCAAGATTATTAGTAGAAATACAAGCTGTCTACAAATGAtcaaaaatgtcatcaaattctacagcccttTCATAACAAAACGTGACATGTTTGCAAGCATCATAATCTACTAAAATCCATGAACACACATAAATTAACCTTTGTATATTACAAACTTTTACTGTTCGTGGCTTGGCGCCTGGGTGCCTTTggttttagacgaagattttactttatgcactagaacataaatCATTTTTTGTTGGCTACACTCAgcatttacataagtacctagcGATCACTTAGATATGTATTTCAATGTGAAGCTGGTAAGTTTGTAATGGTAAGTAATATGACGACCGGGTAGGCGTTCGGCTTGAGGAGGAGGTTGAGGTTGCGattgcgaatgtttgttctcgggtcttggatgttaatgAATGCTGATTATTACGCAAATTACTACATCAGCTTAGAGAATCAATAAGAGAAAAACGAAGAGGCAAATTGAGCAAAGGAATTTTGCTGTTGCACGACAATGCCCCGGTGCACACTACTCGCACAACAAAGCTGGCCATGTCCAAAAATGGCTTCGCAGAAATCAATCACCCTCCTTCCAGCCCAGACTCTTGCGACTATTTTCTGTTCGGACTCCTGAAGAAAGATTTGAGGGGACGCAGATTTTTGACGGATGAGGATATGACGTCTGCTGTTAACGAGCATTTTGACGATAAACCGAAAAAAATGGGTTAATGTCACTATATGAAAAGTCTACAAGTGCAATTTAttcaatagaaaaataaaaataaaatgatcctTACTAGTCTTTCTTTCTTAGTTAGGTAGATTACTTTTCAGTCGCCccttgtatatctatatttatcAGTGTGTGGCCAGAACCgggattatattaaaaacagaggttcTATAGGTCACCAGTAATTGGATCACCATggatggtcccacttaattaaaatgaaaacttaacttttgtttttttttctaacaatttTAATCATAAATTCAATGTTCGCCATCCTGACGAACCtgactgacgtcgcctgtcacgctacaaatatcaaacattctGCTTtacattgatttgatttgtagcattcgaacatggcggatgtagacattatctaattttgctatttctgtttctttggctagttgaagtataattttgatactgttttatgcggcgattaaccttaacagtgaacagtgatcacaaaattctatattgctctcgtgtctgacattttttaatgcgcaagttgtctccacgtggtttctgaaattttactatcaagttgcaaaaactataATCAcagtacaacgtccctctcaaggagagtttactttgacactggcgaaattgtcctgttgattaggacagaaaagccatattttaaaagagaagaagaagatgctttacattgcttgttagaataaactttagtgtaataaaaataaaacgatttttttttaaagtcgctgaactaatgtcgttcagtttgtcgagtacgatctatgttttaattatttgcccgtgttacaggccacacccggtatatacgTAGTTAGGTATGCTTATCCACTCACATGCTttaaattttgagttgaactctattcattaacaaaataagGGCGCGTATATCTTGCCGCGGGTGGAAAACCCTAAGAATAGTTTGTACGAAATTTTCCTCCATGTTCAAGATTTTCTTTGTTCTATTTACAAGTGACGCGCAATTTCTTTGTCAAGCAAACAGACTGGCATTGACGTACTAACTAACATGGACtggcctttaaaaaaaatccgacaaaTTGGGAAggtttataaagtacaaatgcTTATTTAAGTCTTTTGTGTAGGAAAATCTATTATTAGAAAACAATTTCGATAGCTTCGAAAAGCTTGTGAGTGGGTATTAACGGTTAAATTGtgaattgtaacacacgtttcttggtatttcaaacacaaatggtcaatttttatttatttattttattttgaaatttaagtaggtatattattgtgtttttattatagaagttaacacaattttaaatagtttcgttgtttcatttaaaaacgtgtaaAAATTAAGCCGgtaagtttcatttttttttattcgactggatggaaaacgagcaagtggttctcctgatggtaagagatcaccaccgcccataaacatctgcaacggcctaagatgggatacctcacgtgccagtaatttcaccggctgtcttactctccacgccgaaacacaacagtgcaagcactgctgcttcacggcaggattagcgagcaagatggtggtgcaaaaaaatgctaaaataaatgGAGCACAGTGATTTGCGGGTCCAAATCGAGCTCCGTTATTTAATCCATAGTTACCTAAATTACCCTAAATTATGATTAATTCTTACCCTCATAGAATACAGTCACAAGCACCAAAATTACACAACAACaaagcataaataaaatatctcatTTTTGCGCTGTGCTAGGGCCGgtataggacgtgtcagatattttgcacgctgTGGCGCATGCAGTTTCCAAAGTCATGGACGTCTTTGCTTTAGTTTGTGTGCTtagtaaatttatgattttacgcctgctttttagggttccaaagccaaaatggcaaaaacggaacccttatagtttcgccatgtctgtctgtctgtctgtctgtccgtccgcggctttgctcagggactatcaatgctagaaagctgtaattttgcacggatatatatgtaaactatgccaacaaagtggtataataaaaaattcaattcaattcaattttagggtacctcccatagacgtaaagtgggggtgtttttttttctcatcaaaccctagtgtgggctatcgttggataggtattttaaaaccattttggTCGGGtcggggtttgctaagacgatttttcgatttagtgacaTCACTAAacataattcataatttataattcataattcatacacACGTATGacatatgtttgcgaaatatttaactttaaagtgcaagttttcattaaaatcgagcgtccccccccccctttaaaatctaaaccggtgggcggaaaaatttgaataaattcaggatagtagtaattACATCAAAtttgcaaggaaaactataacggctaagtttgcttaagaattatcagtagttttagagtaaatagcaacctaacctaaggtataaaattacctaaacttggaagattccgtagaaaatacgaaatacgtaattttttcgtaatagctacgggaccctatttcgggcgtgtccgacacgctcttggccggttttttttctgatcATGTCCATGCAATGTTTTCCATGGACCCTATAGGCGGTAAGGTCTTCAGATGCCCACGCCTGACACGTCACTAATTGTTTGCAGTGAGGACATTCGTCTTCATTAGCTATTGACACCTAGAGCTTTGAGGAGACTGGGGACCGTGGGACCGTTTCcgatacaataaatacaaagaaTGGAAAGACTGGCGGAGTaaaggaggcctttgcccagcagtgggacttactgactataaaaaaatacaaacaaacaaatacatcCAAATACACTCTtaagtacaaactttttttttcactagcTGTTAACCGCGACGCCGTcaaaagaattcatttatctatctatctatctgaggctttcatcaaaatctgttgaGTCGTTTTTTGCGTGATACAGAACGAACGTCGAATAATCGAATTTGTATGTaaggtttgtgtgtgtttgtttgtttgttaccctttcacgcCTAATGGCTGAATGGATGCGATTGAAATTTTtaatcccgatgttcccacggaacacgtatttattttaagctatgTTTATAAGAATTTgaaattatacataaataaattaaaatataaaatagacaACAAGTGGTTCAGATTGGTTACTGGCAAGGAAAATATTATATCTGTGTTAGTGCACTAATATCTTAACATCTAACTTAAAGGTAAACATAATTTGCGTCCGAAACATCAGCAAAACTTATCTTCTCTTGATCAGATCATGGACAAAACGAAataggtccgcctggattgctactatcatcttgctcgctaatcctgccgtgaagcagcagtgcttgcactgttgtgtttcggcgtggagaataagacagccggtgaaattactggcacttgaggtatctcatcttaggcctctaggttggcaacgcatctgcactgcaatgcccctggtgttgcgaatgtttatgggcggtggtcatctgttaccatcaggagacccacttgctcgtttgccatccagtcaaataaaaaaaaataccatacaTTTTCCacttctattatttatttatttattcctaaaTCTCAAGCCTTACTAAATTAGGTCAATACCAAGCTAATTCAGGACAACACTCCAATATCTGTTtatccaaaacaaaacaataaatacaaggtCCACGTAACCCGCGTCTCCCCTCTTCATTATCATACGGCAACCGTTTCCCTATATAAAACAGGGTAAAATCGTCCGTTCAACAGAACTAGAGGATTTGGGCAAGATGGCGGTACAAAAGGAGCTTATACTTTGTTTAGTggttttaaatccttttttgaTGGCGAATGGCGAAACTTTTAAGGTAGGTTTAATAAGACTTCGGGGTCCTCTGACACAAGTATTGTTTTTCTTAAAAGGAGGCTCCAACCTTGTTCGAAcgctttttttatattaaaaactatactaatatataccgggtgtggcatgtaatatgaacaaataattaaaatatagatcatactcctcacaCTGAACAACTAAAGTTCagcgaattttaaaaataattatttttaatttttattaggtacacttaagtttattcgaacaagcaatgtaaagcaaaatgcttgatgtttgtagcgtgacaggcgacgttagttgtgttctaggatggcgtacattgatggcagtatttaatttgtatgaaaaaaggaaaattctaagactccattatttttaaaagtcgctgaactaataatttattgaatcaggcgttactttgcggaggtccatatcaatgaactaaaataacttaaggttgcgggtgagcaaggaaattattttagttcgctgttttaaattttttgctcgtattacaggccacacccgtaattaaacaataaaattttaaatttttagtattaattttttaactttgaaaagttgAAAATCACAAATATGACtgccaattttaatgaaacagctAAAACACCGCAAGGAAACTTGCATTCACTCAACCGCAACGATATCGGTCCTTCCGTTTGAAGGCTACGatggcacagacagacattgaaagaaagaaaaaaaggaaaaaatatttattcgtgaaaaTTActtacacgaaaaaaaaatagaggaaCACTAAAGACGGTCGCGAAATTGCCCTAAATCAAACAAACTTATATATAACATCCCACTTTTTATGTATGGGGTTGAAAAGGAGTCCCCTTTGACATATTTCACATGTTTCCGAAGATATTGACTGTGTTCCCTCTTTGAACTATatgttatgcctatccaatttattaagtgtaaacaaaccgttttcatcaaaattcttgtatacagACTCACTGAATCGaatttatctataattcatgtattttaactagatgtctattctcttttttcaccaaaatgcacttcaattcaattcaaatttcggaaaagtggctccatcaatttcttgatgattctgccagtgtcgaggttgacaGAGACACGGTGGGTAGGGGGACGACTTGTTTGATAATCAGCCAGTTTTCGGTGGGATAACTACCAGTTACTATCTGAGCGCGTGTGTCTACCAACACAACGACGAGCAGCCACGACCGCTccccaaaattcacttgattacaatatttatttttcatttgaaaaatcttcgtcaaaatctgacgttatttcttgattgaaacacgtgtataatctgtagtagcataggctagcgtagagatggtggataatttgacattttaaaaatcgattaacgCGCGGATGAATaaccgatttttatttactttccttaaaattaaaaaatagttaagtactcattttataattgaataaacagtctttgaaatgaaatcaagtattgtaaataataaaatagacaaaaatactttgatctattcaattaataaataaatcgattaactgaacagattaattattatgcaatgggttctaggttttcacatcattgaatgtctggtcggataaatggcgtctttgtttacacttttcataaattgggtcgaaatacaatataagcTATACTTACAAAGGTTCGTCGTATGTGACACTAATCGATTACAGAACCCTGGTTGCAGTAAGCATTTGCCGCACTTgtcaaaaaaatagtacattgtgtcttaagggcggtaaataaggaattacgaacgagagtctattagaagcccgaagtcgaagactgagggctttagtgagtcgatgttcgtaattctagtaccgcccgtgcgacatacaatgtttttcatcacatttgcgagtaaaattgtatatttgtaaaagaaaaactaatattttttcaaaaattgccgataccgctggctgcgctcttggcagcgccagctccccgccgccttcccctccgcagcatgtgtatggcgtgcgtgtgcagcgcgcgcacggagcagcagcacaccatgcagtaacaaactcatgcgaccgaccttgggcttcatgacatgaaaattagtacgggcaatgactcatttaccgaccacgggtttcatgacaagcacattaaggtcgagggttttatttagggggttgcaaccaaggtagcctgcatgttacgacactgtttacgagcaagtgtgatgaaaaatcttGTTAAAGGCAGCAGAGGCTTTCAGCGACAGGGTTCTACGTCACGCAcgaacttcatcatcatcatcacctcagccgtaggacgttcgCTATTGGACATACACCTTCCCCATAGACCCCCAGTTGGTTCGGTtagcagcggcctgcatccaccgtgaaccctgCTTTTatcaggtcatctgtccatctcgttggtggacgtcctacgctgcgcttgtcgatccgcggtctccactcctGAACTTTCAAAACCTTTTTTCGAACTTGTCAAAGTCTAATTCTCCTTTCCAGGGGGATAACTTCGACAGAAATATTCGCAGCGGACGCGCTGGTGTGGTTTTCAAACCCATCTTAGGGAAGAGAACGTTTACTGAGAACAACAGGTAAGTACTCTGAACAGAACACTCAGacccggagatggtgacacaaaatattagatcattcgtaccagtatggcggttcttcaggggtctaattacggaatgacaaaaaagaaaatgatggtcatagcgctggtaccggtGACAAGAAGACCTATCTaactataccccacactaccatgcttggataagaaaaaaaaatcacccccactttccgtctatgggagataatctaaaaaaactttatattgttttttttattgtaccattttgtcggcgtagtttacatatatattcgtgcaaaattacagctttctagcattgatagtgtctgagcaaagccgcggacggactgacagacaaacatggcgaaactataagggttccgtttttgccattttggctacggaaccctaaaaatgttctttgtatcgaaaagcaTGACTATGCCCATGTCATTTTGGTAAcccatatttttacataaatacctaagtataaattataaattaaattaaattgaatcaaatcaaattcgtaacttatattatctaatacctttaaatgagcaattctggtatatacataaatatatatatttcggggatcttggaaacggctccaacaattcgatgaaattttgtatgtaggagtttccggggatgaaaaatcgatctagcttggtcttatctctaggaaaacgcttgttacagAGTACTATTCGTTATATTCGTAACTTTAACTATTAATTTCTCTCAAAATAAGCCTAAATCTATCCTATAGAGAAGCTGTGCTGCGAATGCTGGAGGCAGCAGACGCGCTGAAGTATTACTATGACCAGCTGCCCTACTTCGACGCGCAGGCCGACGATCCTGAGATGAAAGGTAGGCGTCGGGTCTCATCTCGGCCTATTctgtgttttagttttgtaactaagggaccccataggtattttttttttatgtaatttttctttaatttttatgggtACTGTTATTTTGGCTCTCTGCCCTTTCCAAACTCacgtttcccaaatgtttcatttgccaaactgtttcatttcacaACTCAGGATTTTCTGTAAaactaagtatattatatttttttcgtaaaactATATCTTTTagtaactttcataaaacaaacctaacctaacctaggtatttgttctataaaagcataagaaaataggtacactgagaaaaaattttggtttcggagaaaattgagttGGAAAATGCAACATTTGACAAACAATAACTCTGCGAAAAAGCAGAATCCGCTTCCGGCCgtttatgataatgatgattgtattgacacattaacttattacAGTGACAAAAAAGGTGATATTCACGCCAAAATTGGGACGGAGTCTGGAGGAGCAGTATGAGGACAAACGGTCCTACGATGTAGACTTCACCCCACGGTTGGGCAGACGGCAGCCGGAAGCTGTCACCTCATCCGACGAGCAAATGTGAGTCAGTTTTGGAACTTTTAGTTAGTAGAACGAGGGTTACCGATATAAccagttgaagtggcaatggacggTCCAATAGCAGGATAACAGATAGCGTATCAACAGGCTGGCTCCGATTCCAgcagagatatgcgaggatcTGTTGCGAGGGAAGTGTTTTTCATGAGCCAATAgacacgcttcatttacctcgcctctctcagctcagctgtttccaccagagatgtgcagtGCGACGATGGGTaggaagcgtttctattggttaatgaaaaccggccaagagcgtgtaggacacgcccgaaatagggttccgtagccattacgaaaagatTAAGTAAgatatttctaaggatttcgtattttgtacggaatattccaagtttaggtatattttataccttaggctgctatttactcttaaactactaataattctcaagaaaacttaaccgttatagtttcctcgtaggtttgatatacttactaccatcctgaattttttcaaatttttccacccaccggtttagattttagaggggggacgctcgattttaatgaaaattcgcaatttaaagttgaatatttcgcaaacatattactgaatcgaaaaatcgtcttagccaacccctaatggttttaaaagacctatccaacgataccccacactatagggttggatgagaaaaaaaaatcacccccactttacgtctatgggaggaaccctaaaaatatttttttgaattttttattgtaccattttgtcggcatagtttatatttatatattcgtgcaaaattacagctttctagcattgatagtccctgagcaaagccgcggacggacagacagacagacagatagacagacagacatggcgaaactataagggttcagggaaccctaaaaaacacattcttcccaacacatcctcgcacatttttGGTGGGAAAGCAGcgtatgtcggtgaccctcctTCGTCTCGTCTCCCTCTGGCGTCTTACTCTAtgtctcctcatttctgattcgatcctgAGAAACCTTGAGCATAGCtctaaatttattttgaacaaaataacttaaaggatttttttatttcacagatACCGCCAGGACACTGATCAAATCGACGCTAGATCCAAATTCTTCTCCCCCCGCCTTGGACGCACTGTCAAGCTCACTCCTCGACTAGGCAGATCTTTTAACTATGGTAGGTTATGGAGGTCATAGGCTAAGATTTCCACCAAATAGTACTTAATTCTGCTAGCATCGTATCGTATCGGAAAAGAGCCGATCGCGTTCGGATACGATAGGACGACAGGCGAACGGAGCCGATCACAGCATACCTTCGGATACGCATCGCGTGTCGCGGAAGACGCTAGCAGTGAAGCTGCTGCGAGCGTCTTGGTAATATAGACTTTAAACACTGTACACATGGTTAATTATCTGCGGGTATTATCCATTTTTATACCCGACAAAATTTTTACTCGGCGCTCTATATCATTCTTTAGAGGTAAGACGtggagatgggtaaatccgtatctgaagattcaaaagagtcagatccttaaGCGGATCCGTATCCCTTATTGACTCCTTGCAAAACTTATCGACTCCGAGgcgttactaactccgaccaccTATTGGATCGAGCGACTCGCGATCGGTGATTCAGCATTCACTTCGCTTTCGTTCAATCACGTCGGTCGGAACGTATCGGATATGTGCCGTCCCACTTacgctaatagcatttattacGAGAGGATGGATGCATGATACCAATTACAGATCCGCTCCCGGGAGCCGGTTCgccagtagtaagtatatccgaAGTGACTCACAGATTCAAGAGTCATTAGGACAAATCGGTActtcacacaaacacaaactaataatcgctcgaaagaaccggaatTGAATAAAGGAATCGGAGTCGATAAGCGGATTCGTACCGTACCGAtaccggagctggatttagtgaatcagatccACCAGGAtgacactaccagattattgtattgtcacgtgatttacataagtatgccaaatttcaagtcaatccgactactggaagttggtcgaatttaacttgcaagatttgactacctacagacagacagacagacaacgggacaagtgaaactaaataaaagcttgtaaaaaaagaaaGGTTGTTTAAACAATCTAATCTCAAAAATCAATCTTTAAAGATTGTAAACTCTTTCCGATCCAATCCGACCCGTTTGGTGGAAATCATGGTACAaattgataaattatttttatttacagaaaTGTATCCAAGCAAAATCCGCCTCGCGAGAAGCACCAACAATACCAAATCGAATTGAGCAAACATACAACAGATAACATACAGAAGAATTTAGTCATACGAATATACATGAATTAATAAGGCGATAATTGGGGAGGTCCTCATTCAGGAACTAAAATCACTTTGCTGCGACGACCCGCGCAAAACAaatgtgtcgcacagacgtagtTATTTTGCTCGTGTAGCAGCAAGGTGATGTTGGttcataaatacgtaaatataaatgtaattataagtCTTAGTGTTATTTTACATAATGTTTTGGACGAgattattatgtaattatgtaCTTATGAAATAAATGATACTAGTCATTGAATAAACGGAATACacacattttgttttaatttaacccttaataacgTTGAGGAGATTTAGTGACCACTTGCATTGAATTGTtttgaaccttattaatttcataatatgtcacaatttccattgtaattattgaaaatacacaaacacacacacaaaacacaaacatcacgcctttattcccaaatggggtaggcagagcacacgaaacgttaccgccacttttagcaattttaggttttaaagtttgacaaaaaaaaggtacaatagtgacagagggcctactccgaaattcgaaaatcgaagttcgtatcgttccgtccttctcactctcgtattaaatagtataagtgccagaAGGACGGACACGAAATTCGATTCTCGAATTTTGGAATAGCCTtgcaggttgctagcctgtcgcctacggtattccttcacctatatcctcagtcgcctcttacgacatccacggaagaaatggtgaggtgtaattctaacccgatacCACACGGGTgttattttattcatcatcatcatcatcagcccacagtaGTCCAATAGacttgaaaatacgactagctttaaaatggtctttgtcaggtatgtattcgatagctgcttttgattctgtggtagtgtgctccaataaatggggccttattaggGTTAATTGACTCCTATTTTGTGTgatcagggccggatttagaggtctggaggccttttaaaaactatttttaaataaaatgacgGCGATTTGAGATTTCGATATTTTACTGATTGTCTGATTGAAATGAACAAATACAGATGAATATTTGTTAGTTTACTAGTGTTTAATCttcggaattaaaaaaaaaacgaagtctattgtgggggcccctcttttgtggaggccccgGAGCTGTAGCCCCGGTTGCCCTCCCTTAAATCCGGCCCTGTGTATGATGTGTGTTGCCACTGATGACCTATGGCTCTGGGATGCGGTCCTTGACTATTGACCTCTTGGAGAGGCGCAGTCACCCAACGTGCTATAGAGAGAGCATATAGCTCGGAGTTTCTTTATGCGATAGATTCCGGAATACGGatattcgccgaagaactataGACACCGACATAACTCAAAGAgcatgcaagttgaagtggcaatggacgggCCACATCtctc
It encodes:
- the LOC141444585 gene encoding PBAN-type neuropeptides-like, with translation MAVQKELILCLVVLNPFLMANGETFKGDNFDRNIRSGRAGVVFKPILGKRTFTENNREAVLRMLEAADALKYYYDQLPYFDAQADDPEMKVTKKVIFTPKLGRSLEEQYEDKRSYDVDFTPRLGRRQPEAVTSSDEQIYRQDTDQIDARSKFFSPRLGRTVKLTPRLGRSFNYEMYPSKIRLARSTNNTKSN